A single Candidatus Poribacteria bacterium DNA region contains:
- a CDS encoding chromate transporter — translation MLGLFLTFLKLGTFIFGSGHALASAMQSEIVDRQRWMTAEQFQEGWAAGNVLPGPIATKVVVYVGYEQAGVLGALVAIVAYLLPSLTGMVLITAVLTQYAQLPAVKSIVRGVKPAVLALLVEAFLSFTGVAFPRNGGLVAHSVPVLVTVGGVCLSLAGMWWMSTTGIAGVGAFLLTDVRSVLIFALSLAAILAFHVDTVFVMIGAAAIGLTYLAF, via the coding sequence ATGCTGGGTTTGTTCCTGACCTTCCTGAAGCTGGGAACCTTCATCTTCGGTTCCGGTCACGCTCTCGCCTCGGCGATGCAGAGCGAGATCGTCGACCGGCAGAGATGGATGACCGCCGAGCAGTTTCAGGAGGGATGGGCGGCGGGCAACGTGCTCCCCGGACCCATCGCGACGAAGGTCGTCGTCTACGTCGGCTACGAACAAGCCGGTGTGTTGGGAGCCCTCGTCGCCATCGTCGCCTACCTGCTGCCGTCCCTGACCGGGATGGTACTCATCACCGCCGTCCTGACGCAGTACGCCCAACTTCCCGCCGTCAAGAGCATCGTGCGCGGGGTGAAGCCGGCTGTCCTCGCGCTGCTCGTCGAGGCGTTCCTGAGCTTCACCGGCGTGGCGTTCCCGCGGAACGGGGGGCTCGTGGCTCACAGCGTACCGGTGCTGGTGACGGTCGGCGGCGTGTGTTTGAGCTTAGCAGGGATGTGGTGGATGTCGACGACGGGGATCGCGGGAGTTGGAGCGTTCCTGCTGACGGACGTCCGTTCGGTCCTCATCTTCGCGCTATCGCTCGCGGCGATCCTCGCCTTCCACGTCGATACGGTCTTCGTGATGATCGGCGCGGCGGCGATCGGCTTGACTTACCTCGCCTTCTGA
- the rpmE gene encoding 50S ribosomal protein L31 gives MKTGIHPNVNTVTISCVCGATYETFSTKTGLRVEVCASCHPFFTGQRKIVDTEGRVQKFEQKYRRFKAQA, from the coding sequence ATGAAAACCGGCATCCATCCGAACGTGAACACGGTCACCATCTCCTGCGTCTGCGGAGCCACGTACGAGACCTTCTCCACCAAGACCGGGCTGCGCGTCGAAGTCTGCGCGAGCTGTCACCCGTTCTTCACGGGACAGCGCAAGATCGTCGATACCGAGGGTCGCGTGCAGAAGTTCGAGCAGAAGTACCGCCGGTTCAAAGCCCAAGCCTAG
- a CDS encoding glycyl-radical enzyme activating protein gives MSSMPASMEDTRRVEGVVFNIQRFCTHDGPGIRTTVFVKGCPLRCLWCHNPEGISRRREIAFDASKCIGCRACLEACEHGGHEFTDAGEHIHHVERCVRCGACVEGCFAGAMESFGEARTAGEVFEVVRLDRPYYDTSGGGMTVSGGEPLYQPDFTAALLALCRDAGIGTVLETSCATSWATIERMLPMVDLWMCDVKNLDAGKHRELTGSDNGAVLENIRRLATEGARLLLRFPLVPTLNDDEGNLAALGAFYAEVDPKDGIEIMPYHRLAMDKYARLRQDYTLIDLADGTDEDVRRAAAILRENGVTRVFSQKVDGV, from the coding sequence ATGAGCTCGATGCCCGCCTCTATGGAGGACACGCGCCGGGTCGAAGGCGTCGTGTTCAACATCCAGCGCTTCTGTACGCACGACGGACCCGGCATTCGGACGACCGTCTTCGTCAAGGGATGTCCGCTCCGGTGTCTGTGGTGTCACAACCCAGAGGGTATCTCGCGGAGGCGGGAGATCGCCTTCGACGCGTCGAAGTGCATCGGCTGCCGGGCGTGCCTGGAAGCCTGTGAGCATGGCGGACACGAGTTCACGGACGCGGGCGAGCACATTCACCATGTGGAGCGATGCGTCCGATGCGGCGCGTGCGTCGAGGGCTGCTTCGCGGGAGCCATGGAGTCGTTCGGGGAAGCTCGGACGGCGGGGGAGGTGTTCGAGGTCGTCCGGCTGGACCGCCCTTACTACGACACGTCCGGCGGCGGGATGACGGTCTCCGGCGGCGAGCCGCTCTACCAGCCCGACTTCACGGCGGCGCTCCTCGCCCTATGTCGCGACGCGGGCATCGGGACCGTCCTCGAAACGTCCTGCGCGACGTCATGGGCGACCATCGAGCGGATGCTGCCGATGGTCGATCTATGGATGTGCGACGTGAAGAACCTCGACGCCGGGAAGCATCGGGAGCTCACCGGTAGCGACAACGGCGCGGTTCTCGAGAATATCCGGCGGCTGGCGACGGAGGGAGCGCGGCTCCTGCTTCGGTTCCCGCTGGTCCCGACGCTCAACGACGACGAGGGGAACCTCGCCGCGCTCGGAGCCTTCTACGCCGAGGTGGACCCGAAGGACGGCATCGAGATCATGCCCTACCATCGCCTCGCGATGGACAAGTACGCGCGGCTGCGGCAAGACTACACGCTGATCGACCTGGCGGACGGCACGGACGAGGATGTGCGCCGGGCAGCGGCAATCCTGCGCGAGAACGGAGTCACGCGCGTCTTCTCGCAGAAGGTCGACGGCGTGTGA